One Scomber japonicus isolate fScoJap1 chromosome 1, fScoJap1.pri, whole genome shotgun sequence DNA window includes the following coding sequences:
- the znf821 gene encoding zinc finger protein 821 isoform X1, with product MSRRKQTNPFKVDWPFHTSGITGLQHTINMDGRDEFTEDSECCSNNSQEVLGQDSISEDSDSDLDNHGEDSSSNASADDHMTTKRTQCRLQGAGVKEESEEGSDHSNNFVCPLCTLDFSSPEKLISHVYQHTTMMSNTKSYVCPVCGRALSSPGSLGRHLLIHSEDRLSNCAVCGAHFTDTNNFNREKLKDVLDTTRMDVSDERDSCSVSQSLSSSPMSSPGPGTRSCHGPGPSPSSYQGPQSCQAPDPNTNLCQAHRTCQGPGHLSSQCQGPRPCHGPGLCTGSEQGPSFPSLPDSLLSEGPSLASIPDALNSSSSGLPPIPDILSPMPVYPAGVLLVCNSCVAYQQLVEAQSPMRKWALRRKNEPLEARMQRLERERTAKKNKRACETEEEREIRRLRDREAKRMQRMQESEEQRARRLQRDREAMRLKRANETPEKRQARLIREREAKRIKRRLEKIDPALRTQIEHDPAAMAALTADMSLFQFPCPMPVPSIDNGLFMKLP from the exons ATGTCCAGGCGAAAACAGACCAACCCCTTCAAAGTTGACT GGCCATTCCACACTTCAGGCATCACAGGACTTCAGCACACTATTAACATGGATGGCAGGGACGAATTCACCGAGGACAGTGAATGCTGCAGCAACAACTCCCAGGAGGTCCTTGGACAGGATAGCATCTCAG AAGACAGCGATAGTGACCTTGACAACCACGGTGAAGACTCGTCCTCCAACGCCTCAGCCGACGACCACATGACCACCAAGAGAACACAGTGCCGCCTACAAGGAGCGGGTGTCAAAGAG GAGAGCGAGGAAGGGTCAGACCACAGCAACAACTTTGTGTGTCCTCTCTGCACGCTGGATTTCAGCAGCCCTGAGAAGCTCATCTCTCATGTCTACCAG CACACGACTATGATGAGCAACACCAAGAGCTATGTGTGCCCAGTGTGTGGGCGAGCCCTGAGTTCGCCTGGCTCGCTTGGACGGCATCTTCTCATCCACTCGGAGGACCGCCTGTCCAACTGCGCTGTCTGTGGTGCACACTTCACAGACACCAACAACTTTAACAG gGAGAAGCTTAAAGATGTTCTCGACACAACCAGGATGGATGTCTCCGATGAGAGGGACTCATGTTCTGTGTCCCAGTCGCTGTCCAGCAGCCCCATGTCCAGCCCGGGCCCAGGCACTCGCTCCTGTCACGGACCAGGCCCCAGCCCCAGTTCATATCAGGGCCCTCAGTCATGTCAAGCTCCTGACCCCAACACCAACCTATGTCAAGCCCATCGTACTTGTCAGGGACCAGGCCACTTATCCAGCCAATGTCAAGGCCCCAGACCATGTCATGGCCCGGGACTGTGCACAGGCTCCGAGCAAGGGCCCTCTTTCCCCTCACTGCCCGACAGTCTCCTCTCTGAAGGGCCATCGCTTGCGTCTATCCCCGATGCTCTtaactcctcttcctctggccTTCCTCCTATCCCAGACATCCTCAGCCCTATGCCTGTGTATCCTGCCGGGGTGCTGCTTGTGTGCAACAGCTGCGTGGCCTATCAGCAGTTGGTGGAGGCACAGTCCCCGATGCGAAAATGGGCTCTGCGCCGGAAGAATGAACCCTTGGAGGCCCGCATGCAGCGACTGGAGCGCGAGCGCACGGCAAAGAAGAATAAGCGTGCGTGTGAGACGGAAGAGGAAAGGGAGATAAGGAGGCTGCGGGACCGAGAGGCCAAGCGCATGCAGAGGATGCAGGAATCAGAGGAACAGCGAGCACGCAGACTGCAGAGGGACAGGGAGGCCATGCGTTTAAAGAGAGCCAACGAGACGCCTGAGAAGAGGCAGGCCAGGCTGATCCGCGAGAGGGAGGCCAAGAGGATCAAGCGGCGACTCGAGAAGATCGACCCCGCTCTGAGGACGCAGATAGAGCATGACCCCGCTGCTATGGCCGCCCTCACAGCAGACATGAGTCTCTTTCAGTTCCCCTGCCCCATGCCTGTCCCTTCTATTGATAACGGTCTGTTCATGAAGCTGCCATAA
- the znf821 gene encoding zinc finger protein 821 isoform X3, with the protein MSRRKQTNPFKVDWPFHTSGITGLQHTINMDGRDEFTEDSECCSNNSQEVLGQDSISDSDSDLDNHGEDSSSNASADDHMTTKRTQCRLQGAGVKEESEEGSDHSNNFVCPLCTLDFSSPEKLISHVYQHTTMMSNTKSYVCPVCGRALSSPGSLGRHLLIHSEDRLSNCAVCGAHFTDTNNFNREKLKDVLDTTRMDVSDERDSCSVSQSLSSSPMSSPGPGTRSCHGPGPSPSSYQGPQSCQAPDPNTNLCQAHRTCQGPGHLSSQCQGPRPCHGPGLCTGSEQGPSFPSLPDSLLSEGPSLASIPDALNSSSSGLPPIPDILSPMPVYPAGVLLVCNSCVAYQQLVEAQSPMRKWALRRKNEPLEARMQRLERERTAKKNKRACETEEEREIRRLRDREAKRMQRMQESEEQRARRLQRDREAMRLKRANETPEKRQARLIREREAKRIKRRLEKIDPALRTQIEHDPAAMAALTADMSLFQFPCPMPVPSIDNGLFMKLP; encoded by the exons ATGTCCAGGCGAAAACAGACCAACCCCTTCAAAGTTGACT GGCCATTCCACACTTCAGGCATCACAGGACTTCAGCACACTATTAACATGGATGGCAGGGACGAATTCACCGAGGACAGTGAATGCTGCAGCAACAACTCCCAGGAGGTCCTTGGACAGGATAGCATCTCAG ACAGCGATAGTGACCTTGACAACCACGGTGAAGACTCGTCCTCCAACGCCTCAGCCGACGACCACATGACCACCAAGAGAACACAGTGCCGCCTACAAGGAGCGGGTGTCAAAGAG GAGAGCGAGGAAGGGTCAGACCACAGCAACAACTTTGTGTGTCCTCTCTGCACGCTGGATTTCAGCAGCCCTGAGAAGCTCATCTCTCATGTCTACCAG CACACGACTATGATGAGCAACACCAAGAGCTATGTGTGCCCAGTGTGTGGGCGAGCCCTGAGTTCGCCTGGCTCGCTTGGACGGCATCTTCTCATCCACTCGGAGGACCGCCTGTCCAACTGCGCTGTCTGTGGTGCACACTTCACAGACACCAACAACTTTAACAG gGAGAAGCTTAAAGATGTTCTCGACACAACCAGGATGGATGTCTCCGATGAGAGGGACTCATGTTCTGTGTCCCAGTCGCTGTCCAGCAGCCCCATGTCCAGCCCGGGCCCAGGCACTCGCTCCTGTCACGGACCAGGCCCCAGCCCCAGTTCATATCAGGGCCCTCAGTCATGTCAAGCTCCTGACCCCAACACCAACCTATGTCAAGCCCATCGTACTTGTCAGGGACCAGGCCACTTATCCAGCCAATGTCAAGGCCCCAGACCATGTCATGGCCCGGGACTGTGCACAGGCTCCGAGCAAGGGCCCTCTTTCCCCTCACTGCCCGACAGTCTCCTCTCTGAAGGGCCATCGCTTGCGTCTATCCCCGATGCTCTtaactcctcttcctctggccTTCCTCCTATCCCAGACATCCTCAGCCCTATGCCTGTGTATCCTGCCGGGGTGCTGCTTGTGTGCAACAGCTGCGTGGCCTATCAGCAGTTGGTGGAGGCACAGTCCCCGATGCGAAAATGGGCTCTGCGCCGGAAGAATGAACCCTTGGAGGCCCGCATGCAGCGACTGGAGCGCGAGCGCACGGCAAAGAAGAATAAGCGTGCGTGTGAGACGGAAGAGGAAAGGGAGATAAGGAGGCTGCGGGACCGAGAGGCCAAGCGCATGCAGAGGATGCAGGAATCAGAGGAACAGCGAGCACGCAGACTGCAGAGGGACAGGGAGGCCATGCGTTTAAAGAGAGCCAACGAGACGCCTGAGAAGAGGCAGGCCAGGCTGATCCGCGAGAGGGAGGCCAAGAGGATCAAGCGGCGACTCGAGAAGATCGACCCCGCTCTGAGGACGCAGATAGAGCATGACCCCGCTGCTATGGCCGCCCTCACAGCAGACATGAGTCTCTTTCAGTTCCCCTGCCCCATGCCTGTCCCTTCTATTGATAACGGTCTGTTCATGAAGCTGCCATAA
- the atxn1l gene encoding ataxin-1-like, which produces MKPAQERNQECLPPKKRDLPVSNSSGAGGTGGGGASGGGGGGGGGGGGGGSGGIGDEVVSIQNSVCNSDSQGGTPSGEWLRPQPGLHYGADSSDGMPAVPVDQYSMLYKVALPSVTYSPTSLHPVLSHISPAYTVHSPLLQHPGLPYPPLGYAQIPHSSLQFVSSPYAAVPYALPPGFVPGSLISPSGTIPQPHAVSHLVPYPSVIQEGVVSPPPPAQVAAHTFAKVAASGSVPLMLPSEQAAQQHLGTVGVLPATELSSRGMPVFYHPQGTRAATATRDPHSVHQENEPEMNGGDKEQGAREVVPDSAYTARNARLQQVAPSSAAQEHNQDRSLQSRRLEERSSPGQRSTPDSDLEVQQVVGRLAFSGQGSSMGRKEVSFAPLNLSQGAQRARDVHGENTGVISGRTAYTAQPVSYSDPRVTSLQQQTGQPGHAVMLANGQPVLIPLGYHPQHQPQPPQQHYPGQANDASASHASTAMASSNPSFKASDPSARVCLSERAVGEPATAQQQQQQLSQQPPVQPTADATQALASSLVPASAPCSPSHFMKGAIIQLATGELKRVEDLQTQDFVRSAEVSGGLKIDSSMVVDIRASQQRPGLVSLHFTVGEQQSKVTIDVPPEHPFFVFGQGWSSCSPDRTAQLYGLACHHLQVGDVCVSITLQQQLQPQQQKQPQHHHSQQQQQNLSRTLSKTNATSGPGHQLMGPPAPQQSRPQSHFRIDRNHRERQREGDKDMVDKEEATHLGVVGHTEPPIRPSRTSAEHPRSQSSYHLHTEGSAFTGAGMGAMQAALGASQRRWSSPGLQRYSMKGDEGQRPQISTSGHTRPSFIPHEVKLSIEGRSNAGK; this is translated from the exons ATGAAACCAGCTCAGGAGCGCAACCAGGAGTGCCTACCTCCTAAGAAGAGGGATCTCCCAGTTAGTAACAGTAGTGGTGCTGGAGGGACAGGCGGAGGTGGGGcttcaggaggaggaggaggaggaggaggaggaggaggaggtggtggcagTGGAGGCATTGGAG ATGAAGTGGTTTCCATCCAGAACTCTGTGTGCAACAGTGACTCTCAGGGAGGGACCCCATCTGGAGAATGGCTCCGACCTCAGCCAGGGCTTCATTATGGAGCTGATAGTTCTGATGGCATGCCAGCAGTGCCAGTTGACCAGTACAGTATGCTTTATAAAGTAGCTCTTCCGTCTGTTACCTACTCGCCTACCAGTCTTCACCCAGTGTTAAGCCACATCTCTCCAGCCTACACTGTACACTCTCCTCTCTTGCAGCATCCAGGCCTCCCATATCCTCCTCTTGGTTATGCCCAGATCCCTCATTCCTCTCTTCAGTTTGTTAGCTCCCCTTATGCAGCAGTACCCTACGCTCTGCCCCCTGGCTTTGTCCCAGGCTCATTAATCTCTCCCTCAGGCACCATCCCTCAGCCCCATGCAGTGTCCCACCTCGTTCCCTACCCATCCGTCATACAGGAAGGGGTTGTTTCCCCACCTCCCCCGGCCCAGGTAGCTGCTCATACCTTTGCCAAAGTCGCAGCATCCGGCAGTGTCCCGCTGATGTTGCCTTCAGAGCAAGCTGCCCAGCAGCACCTTGGTACTGTAGGGGTCCTACCTGCAACAGAGCTCAGCTCTCGAGGGATGCCAGTCTTCTACCACCCTCAGGGCACCAGGGCTGCCACTGCCACCAGAGACCCACATAGTGTCCATCAGGAGAATGAACCAGAAATGAATGGTGGGGATAAAGAGCAGGGAGCCAGGGAGGTTGTGCCAGACTCAGCCTACACTGCTAGAAATGCACGTCTGCAGCAGGTAGCACCCAGCTCTGCAGCACAGGAGCACAACCAGGACAGAAGTCTGCAGAGCCGCAGGTTGGAAGAGAGGAGCTCACCTGGCCAACGCAGCACTCCAGACAGCGACCTGGAA GTGCAGCAGGTGGTTGGCCGTTTGGCGTTCTCTGGCCAAGGCAGCAGCATGGGGAGAAAAGAGGTCTCCTTTGCTCCCTTGAACCTCTCTCAGGGTGCCCAGAGAGCCAGAGATGTCCATGGAGAGAACACAGGGGTCATTTCTGGCCGCACTGCGTACACAGCCCAACCTGTGAGTTACAGTGACCCCAGAGTGACGAGTCTCCAGCAGCAAACAGGGCAGCCAGGCCATGCTGTCATGCTAGCCAATGGGCAACCAGTCCTTATTCCCCTGGGGTATCATCCACAGCATCAGCCCCAACCACCACAGCAACACTACCCAGGACAGGCTAATGATGCCTCAGCCAGCCATGCCTCTACCGCCATGGCCTCCTCAAACCCCAGCTTTAAAGCCTCTGATCCTTCAGCCAGAGTGTGCCTCTCTGAACGGGCTGTGGGCGAGCCGGCcacagctcagcagcagcagcagcagctttctCAGCAGCCACCTGTCCAGCCTACAGCAGATGCGACTCAGGCCTTAGCTTCGAGCCTCGTTCCTGCCTCGGCTCCCTGCAGCCCATCGCACTTCATGAAGGGTGCCATTATTCAGTTGGCAACTGGGGAACTGAAGCGTGTGGAGGACCTGCAGACTCAGGACTTTGTACGGAGTGCTGAGGTGAGTGGGGGGCTCAAAATTGACTCCAGCATGGTGGTGGACATCCGTGCCAGTCAGCAGAGACCAGGTCTTGTGTCACTTCACTTTACTGTTGGGGAGCAGCAGAGCAAAGTGACCATTGATGTGCCCCCGGAGCATCCCTTTTTTGTGTTTGGCCAGGGCTGGTCATCTTGCAGCCCGGATCGCACGGCTCAGCTCTACGGCCTGGCCTGCCATCACCTGCAAGTAGGAGacgtgtgtgtgtccatcaccctgcagcagcagcttcagccacagcagcagaaacaaccgCAGCACCATCATtcacaacagcaacagcagaacCTGTCCAGGACTTTGAGCAAAACCAATGCTACATCAGGACCTGGTCACCAGCTCATGGGGCCACCTGCCCCTCAGCAGTCACGGCCTCAATCTCACTTCAGGATAGACCGCAatcacagagaaagacagagggagggggaTAAAGATATGGTTGATAAGGAGGAAGCCACACACTTGGGGGTTGTTGGGCACACTGAGCCGCCCATCAGGCCAAGTAGGACCTCAGCAGAGCATCCCAGGAGTCAGAGCAGTTACCACTTGCACACAGAGGGCTCCGCTTTTACAGGAGCAGGAATGGGAGCAATGCAGGCTGCACTAGGTGCTTCTCAGAGGCGCTGGTCCTCACCTGGCCTCCAAAGATACAGTATGAAGGGAGACGAAGGGCAGCGCCCTCAGATAAGCACCTCCGGCCACACAAGGCCCTCGTTCATTCCCCACGAGGTCAAACTGTCCATTGAGGGGCGCTCTAATGCAGGGAAGTAG
- the znf821 gene encoding zinc finger protein 821 isoform X2, with protein sequence MSRRKQTNPFKVDWPFHTSGITGLQHTINMDGRDEFTEDSECCSNNSQEVLGQDSISEDSDSDLDNHGEDSSSNASADDHMTTKRTQCRLQGAGVKESEEGSDHSNNFVCPLCTLDFSSPEKLISHVYQHTTMMSNTKSYVCPVCGRALSSPGSLGRHLLIHSEDRLSNCAVCGAHFTDTNNFNREKLKDVLDTTRMDVSDERDSCSVSQSLSSSPMSSPGPGTRSCHGPGPSPSSYQGPQSCQAPDPNTNLCQAHRTCQGPGHLSSQCQGPRPCHGPGLCTGSEQGPSFPSLPDSLLSEGPSLASIPDALNSSSSGLPPIPDILSPMPVYPAGVLLVCNSCVAYQQLVEAQSPMRKWALRRKNEPLEARMQRLERERTAKKNKRACETEEEREIRRLRDREAKRMQRMQESEEQRARRLQRDREAMRLKRANETPEKRQARLIREREAKRIKRRLEKIDPALRTQIEHDPAAMAALTADMSLFQFPCPMPVPSIDNGLFMKLP encoded by the exons ATGTCCAGGCGAAAACAGACCAACCCCTTCAAAGTTGACT GGCCATTCCACACTTCAGGCATCACAGGACTTCAGCACACTATTAACATGGATGGCAGGGACGAATTCACCGAGGACAGTGAATGCTGCAGCAACAACTCCCAGGAGGTCCTTGGACAGGATAGCATCTCAG AAGACAGCGATAGTGACCTTGACAACCACGGTGAAGACTCGTCCTCCAACGCCTCAGCCGACGACCACATGACCACCAAGAGAACACAGTGCCGCCTACAAGGAGCGGGTGTCAAAGAG AGCGAGGAAGGGTCAGACCACAGCAACAACTTTGTGTGTCCTCTCTGCACGCTGGATTTCAGCAGCCCTGAGAAGCTCATCTCTCATGTCTACCAG CACACGACTATGATGAGCAACACCAAGAGCTATGTGTGCCCAGTGTGTGGGCGAGCCCTGAGTTCGCCTGGCTCGCTTGGACGGCATCTTCTCATCCACTCGGAGGACCGCCTGTCCAACTGCGCTGTCTGTGGTGCACACTTCACAGACACCAACAACTTTAACAG gGAGAAGCTTAAAGATGTTCTCGACACAACCAGGATGGATGTCTCCGATGAGAGGGACTCATGTTCTGTGTCCCAGTCGCTGTCCAGCAGCCCCATGTCCAGCCCGGGCCCAGGCACTCGCTCCTGTCACGGACCAGGCCCCAGCCCCAGTTCATATCAGGGCCCTCAGTCATGTCAAGCTCCTGACCCCAACACCAACCTATGTCAAGCCCATCGTACTTGTCAGGGACCAGGCCACTTATCCAGCCAATGTCAAGGCCCCAGACCATGTCATGGCCCGGGACTGTGCACAGGCTCCGAGCAAGGGCCCTCTTTCCCCTCACTGCCCGACAGTCTCCTCTCTGAAGGGCCATCGCTTGCGTCTATCCCCGATGCTCTtaactcctcttcctctggccTTCCTCCTATCCCAGACATCCTCAGCCCTATGCCTGTGTATCCTGCCGGGGTGCTGCTTGTGTGCAACAGCTGCGTGGCCTATCAGCAGTTGGTGGAGGCACAGTCCCCGATGCGAAAATGGGCTCTGCGCCGGAAGAATGAACCCTTGGAGGCCCGCATGCAGCGACTGGAGCGCGAGCGCACGGCAAAGAAGAATAAGCGTGCGTGTGAGACGGAAGAGGAAAGGGAGATAAGGAGGCTGCGGGACCGAGAGGCCAAGCGCATGCAGAGGATGCAGGAATCAGAGGAACAGCGAGCACGCAGACTGCAGAGGGACAGGGAGGCCATGCGTTTAAAGAGAGCCAACGAGACGCCTGAGAAGAGGCAGGCCAGGCTGATCCGCGAGAGGGAGGCCAAGAGGATCAAGCGGCGACTCGAGAAGATCGACCCCGCTCTGAGGACGCAGATAGAGCATGACCCCGCTGCTATGGCCGCCCTCACAGCAGACATGAGTCTCTTTCAGTTCCCCTGCCCCATGCCTGTCCCTTCTATTGATAACGGTCTGTTCATGAAGCTGCCATAA
- the znf821 gene encoding zinc finger protein 821 isoform X4, whose product MGPFHTSGITGLQHTINMDGRDEFTEDSECCSNNSQEVLGQDSISEDSDSDLDNHGEDSSSNASADDHMTTKRTQCRLQGAGVKEESEEGSDHSNNFVCPLCTLDFSSPEKLISHVYQHTTMMSNTKSYVCPVCGRALSSPGSLGRHLLIHSEDRLSNCAVCGAHFTDTNNFNREKLKDVLDTTRMDVSDERDSCSVSQSLSSSPMSSPGPGTRSCHGPGPSPSSYQGPQSCQAPDPNTNLCQAHRTCQGPGHLSSQCQGPRPCHGPGLCTGSEQGPSFPSLPDSLLSEGPSLASIPDALNSSSSGLPPIPDILSPMPVYPAGVLLVCNSCVAYQQLVEAQSPMRKWALRRKNEPLEARMQRLERERTAKKNKRACETEEEREIRRLRDREAKRMQRMQESEEQRARRLQRDREAMRLKRANETPEKRQARLIREREAKRIKRRLEKIDPALRTQIEHDPAAMAALTADMSLFQFPCPMPVPSIDNGLFMKLP is encoded by the exons ATGG GGCCATTCCACACTTCAGGCATCACAGGACTTCAGCACACTATTAACATGGATGGCAGGGACGAATTCACCGAGGACAGTGAATGCTGCAGCAACAACTCCCAGGAGGTCCTTGGACAGGATAGCATCTCAG AAGACAGCGATAGTGACCTTGACAACCACGGTGAAGACTCGTCCTCCAACGCCTCAGCCGACGACCACATGACCACCAAGAGAACACAGTGCCGCCTACAAGGAGCGGGTGTCAAAGAG GAGAGCGAGGAAGGGTCAGACCACAGCAACAACTTTGTGTGTCCTCTCTGCACGCTGGATTTCAGCAGCCCTGAGAAGCTCATCTCTCATGTCTACCAG CACACGACTATGATGAGCAACACCAAGAGCTATGTGTGCCCAGTGTGTGGGCGAGCCCTGAGTTCGCCTGGCTCGCTTGGACGGCATCTTCTCATCCACTCGGAGGACCGCCTGTCCAACTGCGCTGTCTGTGGTGCACACTTCACAGACACCAACAACTTTAACAG gGAGAAGCTTAAAGATGTTCTCGACACAACCAGGATGGATGTCTCCGATGAGAGGGACTCATGTTCTGTGTCCCAGTCGCTGTCCAGCAGCCCCATGTCCAGCCCGGGCCCAGGCACTCGCTCCTGTCACGGACCAGGCCCCAGCCCCAGTTCATATCAGGGCCCTCAGTCATGTCAAGCTCCTGACCCCAACACCAACCTATGTCAAGCCCATCGTACTTGTCAGGGACCAGGCCACTTATCCAGCCAATGTCAAGGCCCCAGACCATGTCATGGCCCGGGACTGTGCACAGGCTCCGAGCAAGGGCCCTCTTTCCCCTCACTGCCCGACAGTCTCCTCTCTGAAGGGCCATCGCTTGCGTCTATCCCCGATGCTCTtaactcctcttcctctggccTTCCTCCTATCCCAGACATCCTCAGCCCTATGCCTGTGTATCCTGCCGGGGTGCTGCTTGTGTGCAACAGCTGCGTGGCCTATCAGCAGTTGGTGGAGGCACAGTCCCCGATGCGAAAATGGGCTCTGCGCCGGAAGAATGAACCCTTGGAGGCCCGCATGCAGCGACTGGAGCGCGAGCGCACGGCAAAGAAGAATAAGCGTGCGTGTGAGACGGAAGAGGAAAGGGAGATAAGGAGGCTGCGGGACCGAGAGGCCAAGCGCATGCAGAGGATGCAGGAATCAGAGGAACAGCGAGCACGCAGACTGCAGAGGGACAGGGAGGCCATGCGTTTAAAGAGAGCCAACGAGACGCCTGAGAAGAGGCAGGCCAGGCTGATCCGCGAGAGGGAGGCCAAGAGGATCAAGCGGCGACTCGAGAAGATCGACCCCGCTCTGAGGACGCAGATAGAGCATGACCCCGCTGCTATGGCCGCCCTCACAGCAGACATGAGTCTCTTTCAGTTCCCCTGCCCCATGCCTGTCCCTTCTATTGATAACGGTCTGTTCATGAAGCTGCCATAA